A stretch of DNA from Anopheles nili chromosome 2, idAnoNiliSN_F5_01, whole genome shotgun sequence:
GTTTGTGATTTGTTTCCCTAATTTTAATCCGCTGCAATTTTATGTTATGACTCATACGATACGATCCGATTTGTGTACTTAATTTGGCAGCTGTCAAGCACATGCTGCCCAATAAGCATCCGTATCGTTCCGCAAATCAGTTGAGTTCATTCTTGCAATAATTTCGAATATCTTAACTGCTAGTCGAGGTTTTCTCAAAAAGGCGCATGTTACAGATAAGTGTTTGACTCATAATTTTTGCAGAGCAttgtttttcaacaaataaCTTCTATTTGATTCAGAAAAACATCCATAGCTAGGTGATGAGACTCATTCGTTCGTCGCCTGAATCACAGGGCTGCTCCAAAGGCTAGAATACCGATTGTTTTCTGTCATTTCCAGTTTGTTAAGGTTTATGTACAGgcgcgattgttttggttggTGTTTTAGTTAATTATTTGTTGTTTATCGATGCAAATTAAAGTTAATTTACATTACTCCACCAACAGAAAATTATTCCGCCGGAGAAACCGAAAGACGAAGCTGGAAAAGAATATCAATCATCACGCTATTGTACAGCAGGTTGTCGTGTATAGTTGCAAAAATCTTCTTGCGGCTTATGGTATGCTGGATTATTTGTGCGACACAATTACTTTAAATTATCTCCAATCATGGCTTTAGCTGTTAAACGATCAATCTCTGAAATATCTTCATTGTCGGTAAGCCTAATAATTCATCGTAAAAGTTCACAAGCGTTTATTGAATTTGAGGTTTCTTCATCAACAGGAGCAGGTACCGATTGTCCCACATATCCCCAGTCATCGGCTGTACAAACGGATTCGGCGTAATGCATGCAAATCGAGCGGAACGCTTGCGTCCATTCTGGGATACGTTAATATGCTAGAAGATGCGTCTAGTAACGAGGCACTTCAAGTTCTCCTCAAAATTACAGACTCGATACATTTCGACGAAAGTGAATTTCCTGAGGCAATCCGTAAGCTCGTCGAACATTTTCAACGCGAACCCGAGTCCGCGGTTCGGGTGAAAATACTATCACTGTTTGCGGATCTAGCCACTGAAACCAGCATCGACGCACAGCAGCTGATTGATGAGGTGATCAAGCTGCTCAAGGCGGAGACCTCGGCCAAAGTCATATCGCAAGGCTTGATCGTGCTGGAAAAGATCGGCAAATCCTTCAACCCGTCCGTGTCGTACATTAACCAAATGGTTTTCTTTGCCAAGGTAAAACTATTCTCACCCAGCCATAACGTCCAAAGACACGCCATACTCCtgttgggtgtgtttgtgcttgtgTCCGACGCCGAAAAGGAGAGCCTCGAACTGATTGGGAAGTATACGGATTCTTCTGATGCACGCGTGCGAGCTCAAGCATTCCGTTCCATGCTGACTTTGGGTGAACGAGGTGTGCAACTTCCTCCGTCCCTGTATTCGCGAGCCTGCGCGTCCCTTACAGACGATTACGAGTGTGTACGGAGAGAGGCTTTGAATATGGTGTTCGAATTGGGCGTGCGCCATCCAGAGGAGTAAGTCGATCGAGCATCTTGAAGACGCAAACTCAGGTTAATGtcattgtttgtttggttgcagGTTGATAAAGGTGCAAGACTCGGAACAGGAGGTTCGCATGATAGATGATGCGTTCGGGAAGGTGTGTTCGGCCATTTGCGACCTTTCGATGAACATCCGTACATTGGCTGCGGAACTTCTCGGTGGCATGACGATGGTGAGCGATGAGTTTCTTCATCAAACGCTGGACAAAAAGCTGATGAGCAATATGCGCAAGAAAAGAAGCCTTCACGAACGTAGCGCTGCCCATTTCGCGAGTGGCGAGTGGTCCAGTGGGAAGAAATGGGCCGATGACGCACCGAAAGAGATCATCAGTGCGGATTCGGTTTCTCTCATGGCATCGGGAGCGTGTGGTGCGCTAGTTCAAGGATTGGAAGATGAGTTTCTAGAGGTACGAACCGCCTCAGTAAATTCCATGTGCAAGCTTGCCCTCAAAAACCCGCTGTTTGCGGTGACTTCCCTTGATTTTTTGGTCGACATGTTTAACGATGAAATCGAGGAGGTACGTCTGCGAGCCATATACAGTCTGACCTCAATATCCAGGCATATTATTCTACGAGAAGATCAACTTGAAACGATGCTCAGTTCGTTGGAGGACTACTCCGTAGAAGTTCGTGAAGGTCTCCACCTGATGTTGGGAGCATGTAAAGTCTCCACGAAAGCCTGCCTTACGCTCGTTGTGCAGAAGGTATTAGACGTGCTTTTGAAGTACCCGGAAGATCGCCTATCGACGTTCGGATGCATGCAGCGTGTTGGTCAGAAGCACCCAGAGATCTGCATGTCCATCACCCCTCAGCTGCTACAGGATCATCCGTTTTTCGACAGTGCCGAGCGCGATGTGGAGGATCCGGCGTACGTTTGCGTGCTAATCATGCTGTTCAACGCGGCCCAGTATCTTCCGGCCATGCTAAGTTTGTTCCCCGAAACGACTATTAAACATTATGCGTACCTTCGGGATACGATGCCTAACTTTGTGCCCCGCTTAGCTGTTGGAGGTGATACGAAGGAGCTGAACCTCATTGGATCTACCGGTTCTAGGCAGTTCCTTGAGACACTGCTCAGTAACATTCAGCGGGCCTACTCTGCTCCTCAAGCGCGGCAGGCGCTGTTGAAAGCGGCCCAGGACGACCTAGATCGTTTGGCGGAGATCGATCCAACGTTTTCAGGAACGGCCAACTTCACGTCCGTATTTTTCGGAGCACAGTTGCAGATGGAGCAACTTCAACTGGCTGCAACGGGGCACTCGATTAAGGCTCCTATCAAGGAGTGCCTAATGCTATTGATCAAGAAGTGCCTCATgctgcagcattttttttcgaacctCACCATCGATGATCAGCTGCTGGTGAAGCAGATGTGCCTCCGGGCCAGTGCTCTTAATCTGGTATTGATAGTGAAAGACCGGTCACAGAGCGCCCTCGGGCCATGCCAACTGTTACTTCACATTGCCAGCGATGCGAGTAGTTTTCTGCAAGAGAACACGTTGCTCGTTGCCGACACGTTCACTAGCGCTATTCTGAACAAGCTAGCATCTGTGGGCGATCCGAAACCGGGGCGGGTATATCGAGAAATTCTACCGATTGTACAAACGGCCGCCCCGATTGTCATACCACAGATCAACACGAACGTAAGTAGTCCGAAtaagagaaagagcaaaactTCGACTGAAGCAATTTGTATCGGAAGATGAGGAGATAACGCAtcgttttgtgttttcatCTGCAGATAAAAATGTGCAAGGCTCGCATCATCGAACCCACCGAATCGTCCTACAGTGCCGATAACGTCATCAAGGTAACGGCCGGGCTCATTGCAGCGGTTCCTTTCGTGGCGGAACTGGAGAATCTTCAACAGACCCAACGACAGGATTTGCGCCTGAAAATCAAGTACCCTGATCAGAACGTTCACATTATCGTACCGCGTAAACGGGACCTCAAAAAGGTTATGACGGAGCAAGGTGAAAGTGAGTCACAGTGGCGACTTAGAACGAAAGTTCTGCTTTCTCATGGCGTCTGGACGGAGGCATCTACTGTGGAGATCACTATATGTCTCTCAGTCAAGCCAAACAATGAATTAGAGCTATGCAAACCGGTAAAGGTACATTTTGCTCCAAAACCGGTTAAAAGAGGCTTATAAATTGTAATGTGCTCGATTAAACACATAATCGTAGATAATTAGAGTTACTCCACAAcaaaaataagtaaataaatatataataataaattccaaGCTCTGGTAATGGATTAGAAATCCGAAACCACTTCGACTTTCGCCTCGTCCTTGTCAAACAAAACGGCTTCTTAATTATTAGTATGTCTAAAACGACAGAAAAAAGGGGTGACATCTCCAATTGTATTCAGGGGCATGAGCGGAAAGACAGGTAAAAATTAAGCCAGGAATTGGACAGATAGATGTAGGAAAAGGAGCGCTCATCCGATAGCGTCTACACCGATTTCACCTACAGCAATCGAGAACCGCGTTTAGCGCGAGAATAGCGTTTGTTATACATGGTGTAAGTAAATAAATGACGTTTTTTGCTCTATGGTATAACATCATTGTTCACGgtttgctcgtttgtttgctttattagtttataatcatttttatgcattttgaAAGCCTAAGAATCTGCACTTTTACTAATAACAAAATTTCCGGTTCTACTAACGCACATACGTTTTACTTAAACATACTTTACTGACATAAAAATTGTTCCTACATGCGTCTCATGTAAAATGTGTGATAAATATAACACCTCCGTTTCTTGGTCTATTATCCCTCACTGTTTCACTTCGGTTTGATCGCGTGATGATTTGAGACGAATCGTTGAAATCTTCCAGCAGATGCTACGTGTAACCACATACAAAAGCGGAACGGATGGAACATACTGATTAGAAAGGGATTGTCGTCGTGTTCAGACTGGCTGCGAAATCTAGCATCAGACTTGCTTCCAACGCTTCAGCAATATTTTCAGCAAGTAATTGCCACCAATTTCTTCAACCTCGCCGGATTGAGAAAGGTTCATTgcttaatgttttttttgtttctccaaaTTAGATATATTAATTGAGTCCATTAGTGTTGTTATTGATAAGACTGTTCGAATTGATCGTCGTCGGTGAACGGGTTTCCTGAATCTGTGTGGCGCTTCGCAATACCTCCATCCATCTATTAAAGAGAGTTAACCATATTAACCTTCAACCGCATTAGAAAAACGTGGCTTTCTAGGGTGATTATTGCTTCACAATACATACCGATTGTAAGTGTGCTCGCTCTCTGCACGGAAGAAATAGGTGTGATTTTTAAATGACAACTTAAAAACGTATTCCTTTTGAACCGCATCCTGAATGCCCGGCGGTCCGACCGTGTATCCGAGCAGCGGTAAGCTGGCAAGTGCCGCATCGTCCGAGTAGCTCTTGTAGAAGTACAGACAGAATGACGTCAACACAACCCACAGCTTCTGCCATCCAGAGCTGTTCTTGAACTTCCGCAAAAGATACCCGGATATTTGATTCTAGCGTTGAAAAAGCGGGTGATTGGTTAAAATTTCGCATCGTTCTTGTTAGGTGCAGGTTCGGTAATCTTACCCTTCCCGAGCGTAGATGATCGTCAAGGCAAATCGTAACGCCTCGATGCCAACACACGTGGAGCGCGGTGTTGTTTCTAGACGATGGCGGCTTAGAGGTCACCTGCGGTACAAGAGCACTGTTAAGACCGCACGCTTCAAGATTTTCCTCAGAGGACGCTGTTGAATTAAGGAGACAAAACCCATACATGAAAGAATGCATGCCAGACTTAGATGGCGATATTTTCAACGAACTGATTTACTTACTACACGTTTTGATTGATACGTTTGGCAGCTGGGTCTGTGGTTTATACTTTATGCTATTAGCTGCCTTCGTCAACTCCTCCAGCCAAAGCGTTTTCTCGACCGTGGTGCCAGCACTCACGGTGATCGCCCGTTGTCCGCCAAATATCACAAACGCATTGTGTTCCGCGTTCTCCGTcagcaacgaacgaacgggcaCGTGACCGAGTACCTTGAACGTTTGCGTTACTGGCGACTTTACAGCATACAACAGAATGTCggagaagaggaaaaacatgCGCTGCTGCAGGCCGCGCTTGGAATGCTTCAACAGACAGCCCTGTCGGATTAGTTTTCGGTCGGGCTGGACCAACCCATCGTACCCCTCGATGTCACGCTGGATTTCACACAACAAGCCGTGATTTTCCGATGCCATCAGCTCCCGTCTAATGACCTCTGTCGATCGCGTCAGCATCATTAGTGTACCGTGACAGTCAGTGCGATCGAAGTGGTCATCACCGTAGTGTGTTAGCAATAGTTCAAGCAGCAGCTCGTAGTGCAACAATCGATGGAGCGGCTTCAAGATGAAGTAGCTAATTGGAAGATAGCAAACCTTCTGTTGTTCAAAGTCCCGGTACGTCTGCTGAAATTTGTCGTCATTGTCGTATAGATCGTTGAGGCGCTCTAAAATTTCGCGATGACTCTCAACGTACTCATCGTATATCTGCGAAAAAATTATATAACATCATGATATTTATGCTACgaaaacataaattacacAATTACTTACAGGCAACACAACCATATTCTTCAACATGACATCTCCAATCCTATGTGTTTCATGACCTCCACGTCCTTCCCAGAGCAATATCCGGTGCTCTAGGTCGCGCAGGAAGACGCTGTGATGTTCTAACATCGACTCAAAATACTGAAACAATGGCTGAAGATTCTCCAAATCCTCAGGCGTTAGCTCCTCTCGGAACCACTGTGGGGAGGAAAAGTGTAATCAATAAAACTACCAATAGACCGATATCTATCGTAACAAACAGTACCGTGTTGATGACATCCAAATCCTTTTTGTACGTCCGCTCCGTCATGAGTAATTCCTTTGCCAAGAAATACGCACGATCAGTTGGCCACTTCTTCTTGCGCATTTCTTCATCAATCGACCTAAGCGTTCCACTGTTGCCATTGCCTACTCCGGAGGAAGCCTGACTGTTCGCTTGCTGATTCTGGTAGTTGTTGTTGATCACGTTCTCGTCTACCGTGtggagcgctccaccgttgcTACCTCCAAAGTGTCCATTGTTCCTGGCTCGAGCCTCGGCATTGATGAGATCGTATGATCCCGTTTCACCACGGGAAAGTGAATTGTTGTTAGATCTATCCACTGTTCCCAATGCTAGCTCGTATCGATTGGGTGATTGGACAATTTCGCTGCGTCGATCCAGCGAAACATTACCGTTGATGCCGTGATAGTCATCTGcagaaaattatcaaaacgaaaacataatAATCAGTTTCCATTCCATCACAACGTGATCTCTAGAAACATACTATAACGATAAATACATactacaacaaaaaagtataaatataattttcatcTGTGGTGCTTACTCCATGGACAGATTTAGTTATATTTATCAAaattatcaattaaaaaaaatatatgatatTCTATTTTTCATGCGAGAATGAACAATATATAGAAAGGTTACATAATAGCATTTAATATATGTACAATAATTAATAAACTTAAATTTTAACATAAGTTCTATTGCCTATGCTCATGAGTAACTATACCGAATAAAGCATGCAAAgaacaataaaattaaaaggATAAAGTGAAGAGATTTAAAAACTAGACAAAAACATGAAATTGCAACTATGTACGGCTATTCACTTACATTTATACTTCAACGCAAACAATTTGAGAACACGGTTAAAAAGAGCATTTTACTGTACTTTTGCAGTGTTTCTTTTACGATACAATTCactttcacaaaaaaaaaattaatcaaaatcaATCCATCACTaagtttgattaattttgccTTTATTTATCACCATTACTAATTTCGTGGAGGTCCTCAATGGAATCACACTGGAATACGCTTTCGTTCTAGCTTTTCAGTTCTATAATGCGGGAGAACTATGCTTATGTGCTCAAAGAACCCTCGGTAAGAACACATACGTTAAGCTTTGGCTGCGTTATTGAAGGTTTAAAACTATCATATgtagtgtttattttttgttcttaatATGCtggtgatgtaaatttttagcCTGTTTTTGGAGTGATGACTGGAACGACGATATAGGACTAATTGGTTTGGTTGACGATTAATGagaaattgtttattttggcTATCGTTTGGCTTGTCATGTTGCTTGGGGTCATGCTGAACATTTGCAAACAATAGAAACACAATACGTAGTATTTTTACGTTCAAATTAATACATCTTTGCTGCTTGTTACGATTTCGCATTCTCTATTCCTCTTGCTATTTCACATCCTCTTGCTCCATCTTTTCATctttaatttgaatattcaaaatGAAATCATCTTTAACATGCAACTAATTCTGCTATGCATGCATAGTTGGATTATTCGATTTTCGTATAAGATCCTTTATGTTTCATATTCATAAACGTGTAAGTAAACAACATTCTATGATAATAACGTATTTGTCTTCATGCTTTCTTTATATTTATGAATATGCATATAGATTTTTTGGCTGTTTTGTTCCAATGTGTCGCAGCATTTAATCAAATCAGATATCTCGAAAcgttgaaaatttattataaaataCTACACACTGCCATACACACTGCGATTCTGTAGCTTGCTCTGCTTTCGTGTTATTTTCGTTCTTTAAGTCATACAGTAAACTAAACTGGTATACTCTATTtttatataatattttaaacttATTTCATTCGCTGTTTTCATATTATATTTGGCCTTGTTATTTTAAGAAAATCTCTGCTATCCTTTCACACTTGATCGGAGCTCTTTTATTAATCATACTTCAAAATAGAGCATCATATTCTAATGTTGTACTTTCATCATGAATAAAAGTTATATTTGGGTTTAATCGAAGTACGAAAATGGCATCGATTTTAACTGCTTTCGAACAAACGGGTTTCCTACATTCTAACCGTAAACTCATTTTACATGCTTGCATGGCAGGACAAGGATAAACCGACAactatcaaacaaaacaacgataTAAAAAGTGAATAGATCACatcgaaaattttcaaatagcGAAGCCTCAacagtttcgttttccacaccaAGCTCTTAGACTTTTCTAGATCTCTTTAGTCAA
This window harbors:
- the LOC128720493 gene encoding FERM, ARHGEF and pleckstrin domain-containing protein 2 isoform X2 gives rise to the protein MSLDSMGPSAGGGSSGVGTLSGTRMIHSLSTPSGVDGTVTASHSRGGKKLAMRIQMLDDSVTMFQVQAKATGKVLFEQVCRQLNLLEADYFGLEYQEAPSGTKYWLDLEKPLNRQVGLSLVEPVLRFCVKFYTPDPLQLEEEYTRYLFCLQVKRDLATGSLQCNDNTAALMASYIVQASCGDYAAEDYPDHTYLSSYRFVPQQDHTMQRRIMENHKKHVGQSPAEADLNLLETARRCELYGMKMHPAKDHDGVPLNLAVAHMGIAVFQGITRINTFSWAKIRKISFKRKRFLIKLHPENYVYHKDTVEFFFDGRNECKNFWKKCVENHGFFRCTAVQNVQRRKARVLSRGSSFRYSGKTQKQIIEFVRDNYVKRQTFQRSQSFRQGPLHSSNRSQSRTSCNVNQSISAHPLLPIETAEWERRSQSNVLRTPSQTRRQVDMEVDRLPSSPTGHNRSQLTEAQVETYPMKSFTHQMGMEASGHTPLQDSSQSASPGGTWSSPYHNSNSSSHAREADRARARQDGHSSDDYHGINGNVSLDRRSEIVQSPNRYELALGTVDRSNNNSLSRGETGSYDLINAEARARNNGHFGGSNGGALHTVDENVINNNYQNQQANSQASSGVGNGNSGTLRSIDEEMRKKKWPTDRAYFLAKELLMTERTYKKDLDVINTWFREELTPEDLENLQPLFQYFESMLEHHSVFLRDLEHRILLWEGRGGHETHRIGDVMLKNMVVLPIYDEYVESHREILERLNDLYDNDDKFQQTYRDFEQQKVCYLPISYFILKPLHRLLHYELLLELLLTHYGDDHFDRTDCHGTLMMLTRSTEVIRRELMASENHGLLCEIQRDIEGYDGLVQPDRKLIRQGCLLKHSKRGLQQRMFFLFSDILLYAVKSPVTQTFKVLGHVPVRSLLTENAEHNAFVIFGGQRAITVSAGTTVEKTLWLEELTKAANSIKYKPQTQLPNVSIKTCTSSEENLEACGLNSALVPQVTSKPPSSRNNTALHVCWHRGVTICLDDHLRSGRNQISGYLLRKFKNSSGWQKLWVVLTSFCLYFYKSYSDDAALASLPLLGYTVGPPGIQDAVQKEYVFKLSFKNHTYFFRAESEHTYNRWMEVLRSATQIQETRSPTTINSNSLINNNTNGLN
- the LOC128720493 gene encoding FERM, ARHGEF and pleckstrin domain-containing protein 2 isoform X3; the protein is MSLDSMGPSAGGGSSGVGTLSGTRMIHSLSTPSGVDGTVTASHSRGGKKLAMRIQMLDDSVTMFQVQAKATGKVLFEQVCRQLNLLEADYFGLEYQEAPSGTKYWLDLEKPLNRQVGLSLVEPVLRFCVKFYTPDPLQLEEEYTRYLFCLQVKRDLATGSLQCNDNTAALMASYIVQASCGDYAAEDYPDHTYLSSYRFVPQQDHTMQRRIMENHKKHVGQSPAEADLNLLETARRCELYGMKMHPAKDHDGVPLNLAVAHMGIAVFQGITRINTFSWAKIRKISFKRKRFLIKLHPENYVYHKDTVEFFFDGRNECKNFWKKCVENHGFFRCTAVQNVQRRKARVLSRGSSFRYSGKTQKQIIEFVRDNYVKRQTFQRSQSFRQGPLHSSNRSQSRTSCNVNQSISAHPLLPIETAEWERRSQSNVLRTPSQTRRQVDMEVDRLPSSPTGHNRSQLTEAQVETYPMKSFTHQMGMEASGHTPLQDSSQSASPGGTWSSPYHNSNSSSHAREADRARARQDGHSSATDDYHGINGNVSLDRRSEIVQSPNRYELALGTVDRSNNNSLSRGETGSYDLINAEARARNNGHFGGSNGGALHTVDENVINNNYQNQQANSQASSGVGNGNSGTLRSIDEEMRKKKWPTDRAYFLAKELLMTERTYKKDLDVINTWFREELTPEDLENLQPLFQYFESMLEHHSVFLRDLEHRILLWEGRGGHETHRIGDVMLKNMVVLPIYDEYVESHREILERLNDLYDNDDKFQQTYRDFEQQKVCYLPISYFILKPLHRLLHYELLLELLLTHYGDDHFDRTDCHGTLMMLTRSTEVIRRELMASENHGLLCEIQRDIEGYDGLVQPDRKLIRQGCLLKHSKRGLQQRMFFLFSDILLYAVKSPVTQTFKVLGHVPVRSLLTENAEHNAFVIFGGQRAITVSAGTTVEKTLWLEELTKAANSIKYKPQTQLPNVSIKTCTSSEENLEACGLNSALVPQVTSKPPSSRNNTALHVCWHRGVTICLDDHLRSGRNQISGYLLRKFKNSSGWQKLWVVLTSFCLYFYKSYSDDAALASLPLLGYTVGPPGIQDAVQKEYVFKLSFKNHTYFFRAESEHTYNRWMEVLRSATQIQETRSPTTINSNSLINNNTNGLN
- the LOC128720379 gene encoding integrator complex subunit 4, giving the protein MALAVKRSISEISSLSEQVPIVPHIPSHRLYKRIRRNACKSSGTLASILGYVNMLEDASSNEALQVLLKITDSIHFDESEFPEAIRKLVEHFQREPESAVRVKILSLFADLATETSIDAQQLIDEVIKLLKAETSAKVISQGLIVLEKIGKSFNPSVSYINQMVFFAKVKLFSPSHNVQRHAILLLGVFVLVSDAEKESLELIGKYTDSSDARVRAQAFRSMLTLGERGVQLPPSLYSRACASLTDDYECVRREALNMVFELGVRHPEELIKVQDSEQEVRMIDDAFGKVCSAICDLSMNIRTLAAELLGGMTMVSDEFLHQTLDKKLMSNMRKKRSLHERSAAHFASGEWSSGKKWADDAPKEIISADSVSLMASGACGALVQGLEDEFLEVRTASVNSMCKLALKNPLFAVTSLDFLVDMFNDEIEEVRLRAIYSLTSISRHIILREDQLETMLSSLEDYSVEVREGLHLMLGACKVSTKACLTLVVQKVLDVLLKYPEDRLSTFGCMQRVGQKHPEICMSITPQLLQDHPFFDSAERDVEDPAYVCVLIMLFNAAQYLPAMLSLFPETTIKHYAYLRDTMPNFVPRLAVGGDTKELNLIGSTGSRQFLETLLSNIQRAYSAPQARQALLKAAQDDLDRLAEIDPTFSGTANFTSVFFGAQLQMEQLQLAATGHSIKAPIKECLMLLIKKCLMLQHFFSNLTIDDQLLVKQMCLRASALNLVLIVKDRSQSALGPCQLLLHIASDASSFLQENTLLVADTFTSAILNKLASVGDPKPGRVYREILPIVQTAAPIVIPQINTNIKMCKARIIEPTESSYSADNVIKVTAGLIAAVPFVAELENLQQTQRQDLRLKIKYPDQNVHIIVPRKRDLKKVMTEQGESESQWRLRTKVLLSHGVWTEASTVEITICLSVKPNNELELCKPVKVHFAPKPVKRGL